The Arachis hypogaea cultivar Tifrunner chromosome 14, arahy.Tifrunner.gnm2.J5K5, whole genome shotgun sequence genome has a segment encoding these proteins:
- the LOC112742579 gene encoding protein TRANSPORT INHIBITOR RESPONSE 1-like has protein sequence MIFQFLVMKESLESNFMNRRGSSCFPDEVLERVIRMLKSRKDRSSVSLVCKKWYNAERWSRRNVFIGNCYFVSPEILTPRFPNIRSVTLKGKPRFFDFNLVPANWGADIHFWLVVFAEKYPFLKELRLKRMTVTDESLKFLARSFPNFKAISLQNCDGFSTDGLAAIAADCKNLTELDIQENVIDDKNDNWLTYFPESFTSLEVLNFSIFHNDVNFDAIEKLVTRCKSLKTLKLNKSIALEQLQRLLFRAPQLCELGTDSFSQELTTQ, from the exons AtgatttttcaatttttggtgATGAAGGAATCTCTAGAATCGAACTTCATGAACAGAAGAGGTTCATCATGTTTTCCAGATGAGGTTCTTGAGCGTGTTATTAGGATGCTGAAATCAAGAAAGGACAGAAGCTCTGTGTCACTGGTTTGCAAGAAGTGGTACAACGCTGAGAGATGGTCAAGGAGGAACGTATTCATAGGTAACTGCTACTTTGTGTCCCCTGAGATCTTAACCCCAAGGTTCCCAAACATAAGAAGTGTTACACTGAAAGGGAAGCCACGTTTCTTTGATTTCAACTTGGTTCCTGCAAATTGGGGTGCTGATATTCACTTTTGGCTTGTGGTGTTTGCTGAAAAGTACCCTTTTCTTAAGGAGCTTAGGCTTAAGAGGATGACTGTTACTGATGAGAGTTTGAAGTTCCTGGCGCGCTCTTTTCCAAACTTCAAAGCTATTTCCCTTCAAAATTGTGATGGTTTCAGCACTGATGGTTTGGCTGCAATTGCTGCTGATTGCAA GAATTTAACTGAGCTTGACATACAAGAGAATGTCATTGATGATAAAAATGATAATTGGTTGACTTACTTCCCAGAAAGCTTCACATCGCTGGAAGTACTGAACTTTTCCATCTTTCACAATGATGTAAATTTTGATGCAATTGAGAAGCTTGTTACTAGGTGCAAATCATTGAAGACTTTGAAGCTTAATAAAAGTATAGCACTGGAACAGTTACAAAGGCTACTTTTTAGAGCTCCTCAGTTATGTGAGCTTGGTACTGACTCATTTTCACAAGAGCTGACAACACAGTAG